The window GCGGCGATGGTCGCAGGCGGGTAGACCGCGCCGGTCGGGTTGTTCGGGGTCACCAGCACGATGGCGCGGGTGCGTTCGTCGATCAGCGCCTCGGCTGTCGTCGCATCCGGCACGAAGCCTTGAGCCGGATCGCAAGGCAGCGGGCGCGGCTCGACGCCGAGCATGTTCAGCGTCATCTCGTGGTTGAAGTACCAGGGCGTCGGCAGCAGCACATTGTCGCCGGCGCGCGCCAACGCCATCATCACCGTGACATAGGCTTGGTTGCAGCCAGCGGTGATCGCGATCTCCTGCGGCCGGATCGCGCCGCCATAGAAGGTGCTGCTCTCTGCGGCATAGGCTTCGCGTAGGACATCGTCGCCGGCGATCGGCCCGTAGCGCGTGCTTTCGGGCAGCGCGGCAGCCTCGGCGAGGTGTTCGAGCAGGGCAGCCGGTGGCGGCGAGCCGGGCACGGCCTGCGACAGGTCGATCAGCGGACCGTTGCCACCGGCATAGCCGCGCGCCCAGGCCTTGGCCTCGGGAATCGGCGGGGTCGCAGTGTCGATGAGATCGGGGTTGAGCGGGGCGGGAGAGGGCGCAGGCATGGCTGAGCTTTGCGGCGCGTTTCTTTCGGCGTCAACGGCCTCGCCGGCAGGGCTGGAGCGCAACGCCGGAACGCCCCATATTCGAACCGGAACAAGGTGAGGAGACGGCATGGACGAGGCGACGCAGGACGCGATCGAGGAATTGCATGCGATGCTCGACCGCGCCCGGGTGATCGTGCCGTTCACCGGTGCGGGGATTTCGACCGAATCGGGCGTGCCGGATTTCCGTTCGCCGGGCTCGCCCTGGATGCAGAACAAGCCGATCCCATTCGAGGCCTTCCTCGCCAGCCGCGAGGCGCGGATCGAGGCCTGGCGGCGCAAATTCGCGATGGACGCCCATTATCGCGACGCCAGGCCCAATCGCGGCCATCGGGCGCTGGCGACTTTGGTGGCGGAAGGGCGCTCGCCCGGTGTGATCACCCAGAACATCGACGGCCTGCACCAAGCCTCGGGCATCGCGGAGGGCGCGGTGATCGAGCTGCACGGCAACGGCACCTATGCGACCTGCCTGACCTGTGGCTGGCGGCATGAGCTTGCGGCGATAAGGGCGGAGTTCGAGGCGAGCGGCGAGCCGGCTTCCTGCATGATGTGCGCCGGTATCGTGAAGACCGCGACGATCTCCTTCGGCCAGCAGATGCCGCAGCAACCCATGCTGCGGGCCCACGAGCTGACGATGTCGGCCGATCTCTACCTCGTCGCCGGCTCCTCGCTCGTCGTCTTCCCGGCCGCGACCTTCCCGGTGATCGCCAAGCGCAACGGGGCGAAGCTCGTCATCCTCAACCGCGAGCCGACCGATCTCGACCCGATCGCCGATCTCGTCGTGCGCAGCGAGATCGGCCCGGCACTGGCGCGATTGGCGAACTGATGACGGTCATAGACGCCTCTCGTCATTGCGAGGAGCAAGGCGACGAAGCAATCCAGCGGCGGCAGTGCTCTACGTCTCCCTGGATTGCTTCGCTGCGCTCGAAATGACGAAGGGTTGATGGCGTCTGCAGCTCAATCCCGCGAGGCGAAGGCGAGGCGCAGCGCCAGCCCGCCGAAGACCACGCCGAGGATGCGCTGCGGCCAGAGCGCCAGATGCGGCCGGCTGGCGATGGCGCGGCCGAGCCGGCTTGCCGTCATGATGACGATGCCGTTGGCGATGAGGCCCATCAAATTGAGGATCGAGGCCAGCACCACGACCTGGAGCAGCAGCGATCCGGCCTCCGGCTTCACGAACTGCGGCAACAGCGCCAGCATGAACAGCGCCATCTTCGGGTTGAGCAGGTTTGTCAGCAGGCCCTGCAGGAAGATCTGGCGCAGCGGGAAACGTGCCGCGTCCGCCGTCGGCGCGAACAATGTCGCGGGCGAGCGGAGGGTCTTCCAGGCGAGCCAGGCGAGGTAGGCGGCGCCGGCCCAGCGCAGGGCGTCATAGGCGGAGGGCACGAGCAGGAAGAGCTGCGACAGGCCATAGGCAGCGGCGAGCGCCTGGAGATAGCTGCCTGTAGCGATACCCGCATAGGTCATGAAGCCGGCAGCGCGGCCCTGGCTCATGCTCCGCGAGGCGATCAGCAGCATGTCGGGCCCGGGCGTCGCGGTCAGCACGGCGCAGGCGGCGGTGAACAGAGCGAGCGTGGTGAAGTCGGGCATGGTCGGCTCTCGGGTTCAGGACAGCGGTTTGGCGAAGCGAGCAAAGGCGGCCCTCGTCGGGGTGGTGCCGGCGCCGGGCTGCTGCGGGCGCAGGAAACAACCATCGGCGACATTGGCCGGTTCCACGAAGGCGTCCTTGATCCACGGGATGTATTCGAGCACCGGCGTCGCCGGATGCCAGTAAGCGAGGTGGACATGGACCTGGCTCATCTCGCCGGCATGGGGCGCGACCGGCAAGCGATGGGCCAGCGCCAGCTCCGCAACCTGGATGTATTCGGTGATGCCGCCGAGGCGGGTGACGTCGGGCTGGACATAATGGATCGCGCCGGCCTGCACGAAGGCGCGGAAGGCGTCGACCGTATAGAGCTGCTCGCCGAGCGCGACCGGGATCGCAGTCGAGCGGGCGAGCTCGGCATGCGAGCCGATGTCGTCGTACCAGAGCGGCTCCTCGAACCAGAAGATATCGAGCCCCTCGGCGCGGGCGCAGAAGCGCTTGCAGGTCGGCAGGTCCCATTTGCCGTTGCCGTCGATCGCCATGGTGACATGGTCGCCGACGGCGCGGCGCACCGCTTCGAGCCGGCCGATATCGGTCATCGGATCGGCATGGCCGACTTTGATCTTGATACGGTGGAAGCCGTCGCGCTCGACCGCCATGCGCGCGCCCTCGACCAACTCGTCCTTCGGGATCGAGAGCCAGCCAATGTCGGTGTTGTAGGCTTCGAGTTTCGATTTGCTGGCGCCGCCGAGCAGATGCCAGAGCGGCACGCCGGCCTTCTTCGCCTTGAGGTCCCAGAGCGCGACGTCGACGGCAGCGAGCGCCAATTGGGTGATGCCGGCGCGGCCGACCCATTGCAAAGCGGGATGGCGGGCGAGCTTCAGCCAGAGCCGCGAATGCTCGGACGCATCCTCGCCGGCGAGCAGCGGCGCGTAGCAATCGCGGATGCAAGAGGTGATCAGCCGGTCGGAGGCGAGGTCGGCATGGGTGCCGGTGAAGCCATAGCCGACGAGTCCGTCCTCGGTGGTGATCGTCGTGCCGACCACGCCCCAATGGCTGATCCGGTGGGTCGAGTCGGCGATCGAGCCGCCGGTGACCGGGATGTGCAGGATGAAGGGCTCGATGCGGGTGATACGCATGACTGGTCTCCCGAGCGCGGTTCGTACGATCATCGGCGCGATGCACGAAAGCGACAAGGCGCAGCTTTTGTCAGTCTCTCACACGGTTTACGCATGCTGATGATGTGGATGAGCCGGAAGCGACTGTTTCGCGACTCCGCCGGGGTGCTATCGTCACGTCACGAATCACGTTCGCGGCGGAGATGAGCGGGACATGTCCGACGAATACGGCGACGGAGGCAGGCCACCGGTCGGCCCGCTGCAATCGCTCAACCGGATCGTGCGGCTGGACGGGCCTGACGACGTTGGCGAGCAGACGGTCGAGATCACGGGCCATGTCAAATGGTTCGACGTCAGCAAGGGCTACGGCTTCGTCGTGCCCCAGGATGGCGGCACCGACGTCCTCGTCCATGTGACGACCCTGAAGCGCGACGGTTTCCACGCCATCGCCGAAGGCGCCCGCATCGTGCTCGAGGCAATCGCGAAGGCGAGGGGCCGCCAGGCTGTCCGCGTACTCTCAATCGACACCTCCGCTGCGCGCCATCCGGCCGAGATGCCGATGCCGCGGACCAATGCGACGATCACGCCGACCAGCGGGCTCGAGCGTATGGTGGTGAAGTGGTTCAACCGCCTGCGCGGCTTCGGCTTCGTCTCCGCCGGCGAGGGCTCGCCCGACATCTTCGTCCATATGGAGACGCTGCGCCGCTACGGCATCGTCGAGCTGATTCCGGGGCAGACCGTGCTGGTGCGTTACGGGCCTGGCCCGAAGGGGCTGATGGCAGCCGAAATCCGGATGGAGCAGGGCGGGCCTCCCAGCTCGCACTAAGAAAAACCTTCTCCAAAAAGGCGCCTTAGGGCGCCTTTTTTGTTTCTATCCAGGTGCTTGCGTCACCTGATTAAGGTAATTCACGTTTCTTCAAGTGAATTAATGATTTTGCCGTTGAATTGTGCGTAATGCCTATTATAGAGGCGGTCCGAGACTGATGGTGGAGCATGCCTCGTTCGGCCGGATGGCCGGTGGGGCCATGCTCCGGAGAGCCGGCCGTGAAGCTGTTTCAACCGATCCTCGCTGGCGCGACACTGACCGAGCGCGTCGTCGCCTGTGCCGGGGTCTTCGCCGCGATCGCGCTCACCGCGGCGGCCGGATACGTCTTCCCGACCCATTCGCCGCTGGTAGTGGCGCCGATCGGCGCCTCGGCGGTCCTGGTCTTCGTGGTTCCGGCGAGCCCGCTGGCGCAGCCCTGGCCGGTGGTAGGCGGCAATGTCATTTCGGCTCTGGTCGGGCTTGCGGTCGGCTGGGCGGTGCCGGACCTGACGATTGCCGCGGCGCTCGCCGTCGCACTCGCGATCGCGATCATGTCGCTGACGCGGTCCTTGCATCCGCCGGGAGGAGCGGTCGCGCTCACGGCGGTGCTTGGCGGTCCCGCCGTGATGAAGTGGGGGCTGATGTTCCCGTTCGTGCCGATCGGGCTCTGCTCGCTCTCGCTGGTCGCGCTCGGCGTCGCATTCCATGCCCTGACGCGCCGCAGCTATCCGCATCGGCCGCCGCTGGCCGGCCATGCGATCCCGCAGGTCGCGACGCCAGCAATGTTCAGCGCCCCCGATATCGACGAAGCCTTGGCGCAGATGGGCGATTCCTTCGACATCGCGCGCGAGGATCTCGACCGGCTGCTGCAATATGCAGAAGCGAGCGCGATGCGCCGGCAAGCCCGAAGTTCATAGCCGTTTCGAGGCGTTTCGCCGTTTCTGAAAGGAAACGGCGAATTTGAGCGATTCAGTTTCACGGGACCTCAACGGACCCGAGACTAGGGTGTCCTCGTTATGAGGATATGCCGATCGCCGTGCTGCTGATCACCGACCGCCCAGAACAGAGCGTCAAGCTCGAGCGGCTCCTGTCGCTGTGGGGGCCTTGCGACGTCATCGACCTGCATCGCCCGACGCAGGGCAGGTCGGCACCGAAGCGGCTGCTCGTCAGCGATGTCGATCTGTCGAAGCGCGCGGCGGTCGAAGCCGTGCGCAATCAGCTCGCGGAGTACAGGCGGAACGGAACCCCCTATCTCTGCCTGCTGCGCGAGCGGTCGCCGCGCCTGACCACCCAGGCCAATGCGATCGGCGCCAACGCGATCCTGCCGGCGGACATTCCGGCGAAGACCCTGCTCGACGAGATAGGTCGCATCCTCAATCCGGAGGGGCAGACGCCGATAGAGCGCCAATTCGTTGCCGCGTCCGCCGCCATGGCCGATATCCTCGCGGCTGCCACTGACGGCGCGGCGCTGCCGGTCGCGGCGATCGAGGGCGGTGTCGAGGCGATCAACCGCGCGGCCGACGACCGCGATCTCGGCGCCTGGCTCGACATGGTCTGGAACCATGACGATGCCACCTATCAGCACTGCCTGCTGGTCGCGGGGCTCGCCGCCGCGTTTGCCCGCGAACTCGGTTTTCCCGAGGCAGCGCGCAAGCTAGTGACCAGCGCTGCCGTGCTGCACGACATCGGCAAGGCGCGTGTTCCTCTCGCGATCCTGCACAAGCGCGGCAAGTTGACGGTGGAGGAGTTCGCGATTGTGCGCGAGCATCCGCAGACAGGCTACGAGATGCTGCTGCGGCAGGGCGCCTTCGCCCGCGAGGTCGTCGAGGCGACGCGCAGCCATCATGAATATCTCGACGGTTCGGGCTATCCGCAGGGGCTGAAGGCGGCCGAAATCTCCGACGTGGTCCGGATGATCACGATCTGCGACATCTACGCCGCCCTGATCGAGCGGCGTTCCTACAAGGAGCCGATGGCGCCCGAAGAAGCTTATTCCGTGCTGATCGGGATGGGCGCCAAGCTCGACGCCGACCTGCTCCGCGCCTTCAGGCCGCTGGTGCTGTCGGGCTGAAGTGGTTTCAGAGCGCGAAAGAGGTGCCGCAGCCGCAGGAGCTCGTCGCGTTCGGATTGATGATCTTGAAGGACTGGCCGACGAGATCGTCGACGAAATCGATGGTCGAGCCATCGAGCAGCTCAAGCGAGGTTTCGTCGATCAGCACGGTTGCGCCATCGCGCTCCAGCACGAGGTCTCCGTCGGTCTTCTCGCGATCGATGTCGAAGACATACTGGAATCCGGAACAGCCGCCGCCGGCGACGCTGACACGCAGCATCGCACCGGGGGCCTCGCTTGCCATCACCGCGACGATTCGGCTCGCAGCCTTGTCGGTCAGCGAGATCGTGTGCGGGTTGGCTTCGATTGCCGTGCTCATGCGCAGAACATCCTTGCTCCTGCCTCGTCTGCAAAGGTAATGGCGCTGGCGCATCGCTTCAAGCCGCGCCTGCCCAAGGGGCTGCTATGCCACAAGCACACGAGAACGCCACAGCCCAGACGCGCGAGCCCGGCGATCGCTGGCGCGCGGTCTACGCCTGCCGCACGGCGACGAGCCGGGGGCGGCTGGTCGAGGAGCCGGGCTCGGCGACGCGCAATCCGTTCCAGCGCGACCGCGACCGCGTCATCCATTCCACCGCCTTCCGCCGGCTGAAGCACAAGACGCAGGTCTTCGTCTCGCATGAGGGCGACCATTTCCGCACGCGCCTGACCCATACGATCGAGGTGGCGCAGATCGCGCGTGCCCTTGCACGCGCGCTCGGGCTCGACGAAGACTTGGCAGAGGCGCTGGCGCTGGCGCATGACCTCGGTCACACGCCCTTCGGCCATACCGGCGAGGACGCGCTCGACGAATGCATGGCCGGCTTCGGCGGCTTCGACCACAATGCGCAGACGCTGCGGATCGTGACCCGACTGGAGCGGCGCTATGCCGGATTCGATGGGCTGAACCTGACCTGGGAGGCGCTTGAAGGGCTAGTCAAGCACAACGGCCCGCTGCTGACCGCCGACGGGACGCCGACCGAACGCTATGCGAAAAGCGGCATTCCGGTCGCGATCCTCGAATATCAGGAGAAGCAGGACCTCTGGCTGGACAGCCATGCCTCGGCCGAGGCCCAGGTCGCCGCGCTCGCCGACGACATCGCCTATAACGCTCACGACATTGATGACGGCCTGCGCGCCGGGCTGTTCGATTTGCCCGAATTGCGAGTAGTGCCGTTTCTCGGTGGGCTGCTCGACGAGATCGATCGCCTGCACCCCGGCCTGGAGCGGTCGCGCGCCACCAACGAGCTGGTGCGCCGGGTGATCACTCGCTTTGTCGAGGACGTGATCGCTGAATCCGAGGCGCGGATCGCGGCGCTGGCGCCTGCCGACGCCGACGCGATCAGGCGGGCGGGCGTACCGGTCGTCGCCTTCTCGCCGGCGATCGTCGCGGCCGACAAGGCAATCAAGGGTTTCCTCTATCCCAACATGTACCGCCACCCGCGCATCGGCGTGATCCGGAAGGAGGCAGCCGACATCGTCCGCGACCTGTTCGTGCGCTTCAAGGCGCAGCCGCAGGCCATGTCCCCGGAATGGGCGGCGGGGTGCGAGGAGCTCGACGAGGCGCGTCTTTCGCGCCGAATCGCCGACTACATCGCCGGCATGACCGATTCCTATGCACTCGACGAGCACCGGCGCCTGTTTGACGCCACCCCCTCGCTGCGATAGGGCCGGGCGGTCGTAAAAGAGTTGTAGCCATTACAACATCCCGACAGCCCTCATCCTGAGGAGCGCTCCGCAGGAGTGCGTCTCGAAGGATGCTCCAGGAGGCTCCGGAACCATCTGGAGCATCCTTCGAGACGCGATCTACGATCGCTCCTCAGGATGAGGGCCAAGTTGGTCGAAGGTTGGTTCTGCCGGCCATGACCTCTGTCGATACAGCCTAAAGAACTGACCGATGAACATTTTTGAGACTTTCTCCGCACGCCTCACCGCTGTCCTGATGGGGCTGGTCGAGGCCGGCCGTATCCCGGCCGGCCTGTCGCTGGCGCGCGTCGTGGTCGAGCCGACGAAGGACCCGGCCCATGGCGATCTTGCGATCAATGCCGCAATGGTACTGGCCAAGGAAGCCGATATGGCGCCGCGCGCGCTCGCCGAGCTGATTGTCGCCGAGTTGGCCAAGGACGGTGACGTCCTCAAGGCTGAGATCGCGGGCCCGGGCTTCATCAACCTCACGCTGCAACCTGCTGTTTTCACGCAGGTTTTGAAGTCAGCGGTATTGGCCGGCACCGAACATGGCCGCGGTGCGGCCAAGCCTGCGCCGAAGATCAATGTCGAATACGTCTCGGCCAACCCGACGGGCCCGATGCATGTCGGCCACGGTCGCGGCGCGGTCTTCGGCGATGCGCTGGCGAGCCTGCTCGCCTTCGCCGGGCACGACGTCACCCGCGAATACTACATCAACGATGCCGGTGCGCAGGTCGACGTGCTCGCCCGCTCCGCCTTCCTGCGCTACCGCGAGGCGCTGGGCGAGGATATCGGCGCGATTCCGGAAGGGCTCTACCCCGGCGACTATCTGGTCTCGGTCGGGCAGACGCTCGCGGAGCAATACGGCCCGTCGCTGCGCGACAAGCCCGAATGGGACTGGCTCCCGCTCGTGCGCCAGGCGGCGATCGACGGGATGATGGCGATGATCCGCGATGATCTCGCCGCGCTCGGCGTCGTCCACGGGGTCTTCTTCTCGGAGCGCTCGCTGCAAGGGCGGGACGGCAACTCCAATGCGGTGCACCAGACGATCGAGGATCTACGCGCCCGCGACCTGATCTATGAGGGTCGCCTGCCGCCGCCCAAGGGCCAGAAGGACGAGGACTGGGAGGACCGCGAGCAGACGCTGTTCCGCGCCACGCAGTTCGGCGACGACGTCGATCGGCCGCTGTTGAAGTCGGATGGCAGCTACACCTATTTCGCCAACGACATCGCCTATCACCGCTCGAAGTTCGCGCGCGGCTTCGCCGAGATGATCGACGTTTGGGGCGCCGACCATGGCGGCTACGTCAAGCGCATGCAGGCCGCCGTGAAGGCCGTGACGAACGGGCAGGGCGCGCTCGACGTCAAGCTCTGCCAGCTCGTCCGCCTGCTGCGCAATGGCGAGCAGGTTCGGATGTCGAAGCGCTCCGGCGATTTCGTCACCCTGCGCGAGGTCATCGACGAGGTCGGCCGCGATGCCGTCCGTTTCATGATGATCTTCCGCAAGAACGATGCGACCCTCGACTTCGATCTCGCCAAGGTGGTCGAGCAGTCGAAGGACAATCCGGTCTTCTACGTTCAGTACGCGCATGCGCGCTGCGCCTCTATCTTCCGCCAGGCGGCTGAAGCCTTCCCCGATCTCGATCTGTCGCCGCAGTCGCTGGCGGAAGCGGACCTCGGCCTGCTGACCGACGAGTCGGAGATCGGCATCGTCAAGATGATTGCCGCCTATCCGAGGATGATCGACGCCGCGGCTGCGTCACACGAGCCCCATCGTGTCGCCTTTTTCGTGCACGAATTGGCGAGTGCCTTCCATTCGCTATGGAACAAGGGCAAAGACTCGCCGCAATTACGGTTCGTTAATCAAACTGATCGAAAGTCGACATCGGCAAGATTGGCGTTCGTGCATGCAGTGCGCAGCGTCCTTGCTTCCGGTCTGGCGGTCGTTGGGGTGACGGCGCCGGAGGAGATGCGCTGACGGGATCCATCCCGGCGCATCGGACGCTTTGCGGATCAGGATGATCCGGTCGGCGTCCGCCGGGTCCGACACGGAAGTGGTGTTGGCCGGTCTGCCGAAAGGCGATCGGCTAAGGCTTTCGTCAGATTGACCGCGCTGTGGCGACGTCCTTTGATGGGTGACGGCACGCGCTGGAATGGATCAAGTCATGAGCGAGCCAGCTAGAAACCGTTTCGCCCTCGATCTCGACGATCTCGAGCGCCAGCTGCGCGGAGCGGCCCAGCCTCAGAAGCCGGGCGCTGCGAGCGACCCGCTGATGGAGCTGACGCGCCTCGTCGGCCAGGACGATCCGTTGAAGGAACTCTTCGCCGGCCGGTCCGAGCCGGTGCGCCCGGCTGCGCCGCAGCCCGCCTCCTGGGCCCGGACCGGGCCGAGCTTCCAGCCGACATTGGTCACGCCGCCGCAGGCGCCGTCGGCTTCGCCGCCGCCGGATGTGCGCGGCACGCTCGACGAATTCGAGGCGCTGCTGCGCCGGACCGAGCCCGTGCGGACTGCACCGGCTCAGCCGGTCGCGAAGGCGCCCGTCGCACCGGCATACGACTACGACCAGCCGGAGCCGCTGCCGGCACCGTCGCAGGCGCAGCCCTATGCGATGCAGCATGATGCGCATCATGCCTATGTTCCTGAACAGCCGCGCGACCTCGACGAGGCCGCCGGCCAGCCGCAGGCTCAAGCTTACGATCACGACTATCATGCCGCCCGGAACTATGACGCCCAGTCGCAGATCGCCGAGGAGGAGGCTCGCGACTTCCAGCGGCCACGCTCGCGCAAGGGCCTGCTGACGGCGGCAGCGCTGGCTGTCGTCGCGATCGGCGGCGTCGGCGCTGCCATGGTCTTCCGCGACACGCGTCCGGCCGGCGTCAATGGCCAGCCGCCGGTGATCGCGGCCGATACCGGGCCGTCCAAGGTCGCGCCGGTCAATCCGGGCGGCGCCGAGATCCCGAACCAGAACAAGCAGATCTACGAGCGCAGCGGCGACGCCTCGACCGACAAGACCAAGGTCGTCAGTCGCGAGGAGCAGCCGGTCGATGTCCAGCAGGCGGCGCGCACAATGGCGGCGCAGCGTCCGACGCAGGCCTCGAATGGCAGCATCACACCGACCGATACGGCTGCCGCCGCCCTGGCTCCGACCGAACCCGGCCTGATCCCGATCCCGGCCGTTCCTGGCCTTGGTGAGCCGCGCAAGGTGCGCACCGTCGCGATCCGCCCGGACGGCACCCCGGCGACCAGCAATGCAGCCGCCACGAACGGAGCGGGGCAGGGCATCGTGACCGGCTCGGCGCCGTCGAACCGCCCGGCTGCGACGCCTTCGGCGGCGCCCACCCCGGCTGCGCAAGCGCCTAAGTCGCAGGAACGTGCTGCTGCTCCGGCGACCCCGCCGGCCTCGCAGACGCCGCCCGCCAACACGACCCGGACCGCGGCGCTGGCGCCGCAGCCGGCCCAGCCTGCTGCACCCGCAGCGACGGCGCCGCGCACCGACCCGGCAGGCGGCTTCGTCGTGCAGCTCGGCGCGCCGGGCAGCGAGGCTGAGGCGCGCGCCACTTTCGCGGCGCTGCAGCGCAAATATTCCGATCAGCTCGGCGGCCAGAATCCGATTGTGCGCAAGACCGAGCTCGCCGGTGGCAAGACGGTCTATCGCCTGCGCGTCGGCCCGTATTCCCGCGAGGATGCGAGTTCGATGTGCTCGGCGTTACAGGCCGCCGGCGGCCAGTGCTTCATCGCGAAGAACTGAAGCACAGCCGACTTTCTCATAGATACCTGACGCACCGGCCGCGATCGTCGCGGCCGGTGTTTTCGTTTGGCTTCCGCGAACCTACCCACGGCGATGCGCTTGCGTGCCCGGATGCCGGGTGGCAGGCAGGCTGGAGACACCATCCTCCGTCATCTGGTTCGTCCGCCATGCCTCTCGACCCGACTTCCCAAGCCAGCGAGACCTTCCTTGGCTGCGAATCCGTCGCCTTCAATGCGGTACCACATGGCGCGGTCGCGGTGATCGGCATTCCCGGTGCGACGCCTTATCCATCAGGCGAGTTGCATAGCGCCTCGGCTCCCGCTGCCATCCGCAGTGCGAGCGCGCGACAGGCTGCGCGGCGCGGGCACTATGATTTCGATCTCGGCCGCGCCTCGGCCTGGTCGGACCAGAACCTGGTGGATTGCGGCGACATCGCTTTCGACCCCGATGAT is drawn from Bosea sp. Tri-49 and contains these coding sequences:
- a CDS encoding SIR2 family NAD-dependent protein deacylase; translation: MDEATQDAIEELHAMLDRARVIVPFTGAGISTESGVPDFRSPGSPWMQNKPIPFEAFLASREARIEAWRRKFAMDAHYRDARPNRGHRALATLVAEGRSPGVITQNIDGLHQASGIAEGAVIELHGNGTYATCLTCGWRHELAAIRAEFEASGEPASCMMCAGIVKTATISFGQQMPQQPMLRAHELTMSADLYLVAGSSLVVFPAATFPVIAKRNGAKLVILNREPTDLDPIADLVVRSEIGPALARLAN
- a CDS encoding LysE family translocator, with product MPDFTTLALFTAACAVLTATPGPDMLLIASRSMSQGRAAGFMTYAGIATGSYLQALAAAYGLSQLFLLVPSAYDALRWAGAAYLAWLAWKTLRSPATLFAPTADAARFPLRQIFLQGLLTNLLNPKMALFMLALLPQFVKPEAGSLLLQVVVLASILNLMGLIANGIVIMTASRLGRAIASRPHLALWPQRILGVVFGGLALRLAFASRD
- a CDS encoding mandelate racemase/muconate lactonizing enzyme family protein — its product is MRITRIEPFILHIPVTGGSIADSTHRISHWGVVGTTITTEDGLVGYGFTGTHADLASDRLITSCIRDCYAPLLAGEDASEHSRLWLKLARHPALQWVGRAGITQLALAAVDVALWDLKAKKAGVPLWHLLGGASKSKLEAYNTDIGWLSIPKDELVEGARMAVERDGFHRIKIKVGHADPMTDIGRLEAVRRAVGDHVTMAIDGNGKWDLPTCKRFCARAEGLDIFWFEEPLWYDDIGSHAELARSTAIPVALGEQLYTVDAFRAFVQAGAIHYVQPDVTRLGGITEYIQVAELALAHRLPVAPHAGEMSQVHVHLAYWHPATPVLEYIPWIKDAFVEPANVADGCFLRPQQPGAGTTPTRAAFARFAKPLS
- a CDS encoding cold-shock protein; this translates as MSDEYGDGGRPPVGPLQSLNRIVRLDGPDDVGEQTVEITGHVKWFDVSKGYGFVVPQDGGTDVLVHVTTLKRDGFHAIAEGARIVLEAIAKARGRQAVRVLSIDTSAARHPAEMPMPRTNATITPTSGLERMVVKWFNRLRGFGFVSAGEGSPDIFVHMETLRRYGIVELIPGQTVLVRYGPGPKGLMAAEIRMEQGGPPSSH
- a CDS encoding HPP family protein, which encodes MKLFQPILAGATLTERVVACAGVFAAIALTAAAGYVFPTHSPLVVAPIGASAVLVFVVPASPLAQPWPVVGGNVISALVGLAVGWAVPDLTIAAALAVALAIAIMSLTRSLHPPGGAVALTAVLGGPAVMKWGLMFPFVPIGLCSLSLVALGVAFHALTRRSYPHRPPLAGHAIPQVATPAMFSAPDIDEALAQMGDSFDIAREDLDRLLQYAEASAMRRQARSS
- a CDS encoding HD-GYP domain-containing protein, yielding MPIAVLLITDRPEQSVKLERLLSLWGPCDVIDLHRPTQGRSAPKRLLVSDVDLSKRAAVEAVRNQLAEYRRNGTPYLCLLRERSPRLTTQANAIGANAILPADIPAKTLLDEIGRILNPEGQTPIERQFVAASAAMADILAAATDGAALPVAAIEGGVEAINRAADDRDLGAWLDMVWNHDDATYQHCLLVAGLAAAFARELGFPEAARKLVTSAAVLHDIGKARVPLAILHKRGKLTVEEFAIVREHPQTGYEMLLRQGAFAREVVEATRSHHEYLDGSGYPQGLKAAEISDVVRMITICDIYAALIERRSYKEPMAPEEAYSVLIGMGAKLDADLLRAFRPLVLSG
- a CDS encoding HesB/IscA family protein, translated to MSTAIEANPHTISLTDKAASRIVAVMASEAPGAMLRVSVAGGGCSGFQYVFDIDREKTDGDLVLERDGATVLIDETSLELLDGSTIDFVDDLVGQSFKIINPNATSSCGCGTSFAL
- a CDS encoding deoxyguanosinetriphosphate triphosphohydrolase, which codes for MPQAHENATAQTREPGDRWRAVYACRTATSRGRLVEEPGSATRNPFQRDRDRVIHSTAFRRLKHKTQVFVSHEGDHFRTRLTHTIEVAQIARALARALGLDEDLAEALALAHDLGHTPFGHTGEDALDECMAGFGGFDHNAQTLRIVTRLERRYAGFDGLNLTWEALEGLVKHNGPLLTADGTPTERYAKSGIPVAILEYQEKQDLWLDSHASAEAQVAALADDIAYNAHDIDDGLRAGLFDLPELRVVPFLGGLLDEIDRLHPGLERSRATNELVRRVITRFVEDVIAESEARIAALAPADADAIRRAGVPVVAFSPAIVAADKAIKGFLYPNMYRHPRIGVIRKEAADIVRDLFVRFKAQPQAMSPEWAAGCEELDEARLSRRIADYIAGMTDSYALDEHRRLFDATPSLR
- the argS gene encoding arginine--tRNA ligase, translated to MNIFETFSARLTAVLMGLVEAGRIPAGLSLARVVVEPTKDPAHGDLAINAAMVLAKEADMAPRALAELIVAELAKDGDVLKAEIAGPGFINLTLQPAVFTQVLKSAVLAGTEHGRGAAKPAPKINVEYVSANPTGPMHVGHGRGAVFGDALASLLAFAGHDVTREYYINDAGAQVDVLARSAFLRYREALGEDIGAIPEGLYPGDYLVSVGQTLAEQYGPSLRDKPEWDWLPLVRQAAIDGMMAMIRDDLAALGVVHGVFFSERSLQGRDGNSNAVHQTIEDLRARDLIYEGRLPPPKGQKDEDWEDREQTLFRATQFGDDVDRPLLKSDGSYTYFANDIAYHRSKFARGFAEMIDVWGADHGGYVKRMQAAVKAVTNGQGALDVKLCQLVRLLRNGEQVRMSKRSGDFVTLREVIDEVGRDAVRFMMIFRKNDATLDFDLAKVVEQSKDNPVFYVQYAHARCASIFRQAAEAFPDLDLSPQSLAEADLGLLTDESEIGIVKMIAAYPRMIDAAAASHEPHRVAFFVHELASAFHSLWNKGKDSPQLRFVNQTDRKSTSARLAFVHAVRSVLASGLAVVGVTAPEEMR
- a CDS encoding SPOR domain-containing protein, with amino-acid sequence MSEPARNRFALDLDDLERQLRGAAQPQKPGAASDPLMELTRLVGQDDPLKELFAGRSEPVRPAAPQPASWARTGPSFQPTLVTPPQAPSASPPPDVRGTLDEFEALLRRTEPVRTAPAQPVAKAPVAPAYDYDQPEPLPAPSQAQPYAMQHDAHHAYVPEQPRDLDEAAGQPQAQAYDHDYHAARNYDAQSQIAEEEARDFQRPRSRKGLLTAAALAVVAIGGVGAAMVFRDTRPAGVNGQPPVIAADTGPSKVAPVNPGGAEIPNQNKQIYERSGDASTDKTKVVSREEQPVDVQQAARTMAAQRPTQASNGSITPTDTAAAALAPTEPGLIPIPAVPGLGEPRKVRTVAIRPDGTPATSNAAATNGAGQGIVTGSAPSNRPAATPSAAPTPAAQAPKSQERAAAPATPPASQTPPANTTRTAALAPQPAQPAAPAATAPRTDPAGGFVVQLGAPGSEAEARATFAALQRKYSDQLGGQNPIVRKTELAGGKTVYRLRVGPYSREDASSMCSALQAAGGQCFIAKN